Proteins from a single region of Procambarus clarkii isolate CNS0578487 chromosome 62, FALCON_Pclarkii_2.0, whole genome shotgun sequence:
- the LOC123766376 gene encoding uncharacterized protein, whose product MNNPKLSRVNNPKLSWVNNPKLPWMNNPKLPWMNNPKLSRVNNPKLPWMNNPKLPWVNNPKLSRVNNPKLSWVNNPKLPWMNNPKLPWMNNPKLSRVNNPKLPWMNNPKLPWMNNPKLSRVNNPKLSRMNNPKLSRMNNPKLPWMNNPKLSRVNNPKLPWMNNPKLSRVNNPNLPWMNNPKLSRMNNPKLPWMNNPKLRWVNNPKLPWMNNPKLPWMNNPKLSRMNNPKLPWVNNPKLSWMNNPKLSRVNNPKLSRMNNPKLPWMNNPKLSRVNNPKLSRMNKK is encoded by the coding sequence ATGAATAACCCAAAGTTGTCACGGGTGAATAACCCAAAGTTGTCATGGGTGAATAACCCAAAGTTGCCATGGATGAATAACCCAAAGTTGCCATGGATGAATAACCCAAAGTTGTCACGGGTGAATAACCCAAAGTTGCCATGGATGAATAACCCAAAGTTGCCATGGGTGAATAACCCAAAGTTGTCACGGGTGAATAACCCAAAGTTGTCATGGGTGAATAACCCAAAGTTGCCATGGATGAATAACCCAAAGTTGCCATGGATGAATAACCCAAAGTTGTCACGGGTGAATAACCCAAAGTTGCCATGGATGAATAACCCAAAGTTGCCATGGATGAATAACCCAAAGTTGTCACGGGTGAATAACCCAAAGTTGTCACGGATGAATAACCCAAAGTTGTCACGGATGAATAACCCAAAGTTGCCATGGATGAATAACCCAAAGTTGTCACGGGTGAATAACCCAAAGTTGCCATGGATGAATAACCCAAAGTTGTCACGGGTGAATAACCCAAACTTGCCATGGATGAATAACCCAAAGTTGTCACGGATGAATAACCCAAAGTTGCCATGGATGAATAACCCAAAGTTGCGATGGGTGAATAACCCAAAGTTGCCATGGATGAATAACCCAAAGTTGCCATGGATGAATAACCCAAAGTTGTCACGGATGAATAACCCAAAGTTGCCATGGGTGAATAACCCAAAGTTGTCATGGATGAATAACCCAAAGTTGTCACGGGTGAACAACCCAAAGTTGTCACGGATGAATAACCCAAAGTTGCCATGGATGAATAACCCAAAGTTGTCACGGGTGAACAACCCAAAGTTGTCTCGGATGAATAAGAAATAA